CACGCCGAAGACGGCGGTGTTCCTGCACGCCAACGACACCTTCGGCATGGCGAACAAGGCGGCCATCGACGCGCTGTTCCCCACGCTGGACATGCCCTTCCAGATCCTGCAGTCGATCGCCTACGACCCGAAGGCGCAGGATCTGGCGGTGGAGGTGGCGAAGGCCAAGGCCACAGGTGCCGAGCTTGCCATCGTCACCACCCGCGCCAACGACGCCATCATGATGGTGCGCGAGATGGTGAAGCAGCGCTGGGAGCCGCAGGGCATCATGTCCCCCGGCTCGCCCGGCCTGTATGACGAGCAGTTCTACAAGGTGCTGGGCAAATACTCCGACTTCGCCATCACCAACCTGCCCTGGTACGACCCCAAGGCGGCGATGACCGAGCGGGTCGAAGCGGCCTTCCGCAAGCAGTTCCCCAACGACCGGTTCGAGGGCTACGCCTTCAACGTCGCCTTCACCTTCGAGGCGATCCTGGTCGCCGCCGACGCCTTCAAGCGCGCCGGCACCGCCGAATCCTCGGCCCTGCTGACGGCGCTGCGCCAGACCAACCTGTCGGACAAGCTGATGGTCGGTCCGGCGATCACCTTCGACGAGAAGGGCCAGAACACCAGCCTGGTCTCCGCCTGCATCCAGAACCACAAGCTGCGCCCGACCGTGGTGCTGCCGAAGGCCTCGGCCGAAGCCGACCCGGTGTTCCCGATGCCGGGCTGGGCCAAGCGGGCCTGATGTGAGGCTTTCCTCTCCCATGTGATGCCGCCGGGCGTAAGTTCTGACTTACGTCCGGCGGTAAGGGCCGCGACTGCGGCCCCGCAGGCCCGTGCCTGCGAAGGCAAGCGGCCGGATGGCCGCGCCCGCCGTTCGAGGGCGGGCGTAAAGCCTGATGGGTCAGGCTTTACGCCCGATGGTATGGGAAGGGAGCCTCAGCTCCACGGAGCCTTCGGCGCGCTCCAGTTGCGCTGCACGCTCACGACGCGCAGCAGGAACGCGGCGAGCGCGCCGACCACCGCGACCGGCACGGGAGGCAAATCCAGCTGCCGGCCGGCGATCACCACCGCGGCCCCCAGCAGCGCCGCCATGGCGTAGATCTCCTCGCGCAGCACCCGCGGCACCTCGGCCACCAGCAGGTCGCGCATCGCCCCGCCGCCGCAGGCGGTCATCACGCCCAGCAGGGCGGCCGGCAGCGGGGTGAGGCCATAGGACAGCGCCTTGCTGCAGCCGGCGACGGTGAACAGCCCCAGACCGGCGGCGTCCAGCACCATCACCGGCTTGCCCAGCCGGTTGATCGGCTTGTGGAACAGGAAGGCGGCCAGCCCGGCGGCCAGCGCGACCAGCAAATAGCGGTCGTCCTGCAGGCTGGCCGGCGGCAGCGCGCCGATCAGCAGGTCGCGCACCACGCCGCCGGCGAGCGCCGCGGCCAGCGACAGCACCATCACCCCGAACAGATCCAGTTGCTTGCGCACCGCCAGCGTGCCGCCGCTGAGCCCGAAGACGAAGACGCCGACGAAATCCATCACCGTCAGCAGGATGGTCAGGTCGGTCGGCATCGGAATGGGAAAAGTCGGCAAGGTCGGCATGGCGGGACTCGGACGGAGGAATGCAATGCCCGTGGATTGAGCACAGCACCCCCCGCGGCGCCAAGTGAAACCTGTGCTAAACCGTATCGGGCGCCGACAGCCGGATGCCCATCCGCCGCGCCTCCAGCATGAAGGCGCGGGTCATCTGCAGCAGGTCGGTCCGCCAGTAGAGCTGGGTCAGCGGTTCGTCCAGGAAATCCTCGGGCAGCATGGCGTAGCAATAGGTCTCCACCACCCGCAGATCCTGATTCCAGGGATCGATGCCGTCGCGCCAGCCGATGGTCCAGCCGGCATGGCCGGCGCCGATGGCCCAGCGTTCGAAATGCGGAGCGATGGTGTTGCTGTCGATGGGATCCTTCACCGGCACCTGATAGAGCGCGACGAAGCGCCAGACATTCAGTTGAAGCCGCATCAGCAGCGAATCCCCGAAGGCGCCGATGCGGTACAGGCAATCGGGCGAGCCGGGGGCGTGGCTGAAGGCGACCTCCGCCCGCCGCAGTTCGTCAAGCGGCGTGGCCGACGGGGCGTCGGCCAGCGGCGGTGTCTCATACTCCACGGCGCGCAGGTCCTCGACCACGTCATGGGTCAGCATGCGGGAAACGCGGCTCTGCGCCTCGGCGATGGTCAGGCGGATCAAGGGGCTGGTCCCTTCCTCTGGCTTGCGGTCAGGAGACGAACGCCGCCATCCGGCCTTTTGTTCATGAAACGGCGACACTGCGTCGATCGGCCCTTGACCTTCCAATGGCTGGAACCCCCATATCACTCCATGCCGAGAGGAAGCGAAGGAGAACCGGCATGACCATGACCCAGAAAAGCGGCAGCGCGGCGGCTTCCGCCGCACCGCGGACCGAGCTCGACCTCGGCGTGTCGGGGATGACCTGCGCATCCTGCGTCCGCCGGGTGGAGAAGGCGCTGGGCCGCGTGCCGGGCGTCATCGCCGTTTCGGTCAATCTGGCGACGGAGCGGGCGCGGCTGACCTTCGACGGCCCGCCCGACGCCAAGGCGGCGGCGGAGGCGGTGGAGGCCGCCGGCTTCCATGCGGAGCGGCGCGAGTTCGATCTGTCGGTCAGCGGCATGACCTGCGCCTCCTGCGCGGGTAGGGTGGAGAAGGCCTTGAGCCGGCTGCCGGGCGTCGAGTCCGCCACGGTCAACCTGGCGACGGAGCGCGCCCATGTCGTCGCCTTCGCCGGCAGCCTCGACGGCGCCGATCTGGTCGCCGCGGTGGAGAGGGCCGGTTACGCCGCCGCGCCCGTCGCCCAAGGCGGCGAGCAGGCGGAGGAGGAGGCGCGGGCCGACCGCGCCCGGCGCGACCTGCGCCATGTGCTGATCGCCTCGGCCCTGTCGCTGCCGCTGCTGGCCGGCATGGTCGGCGACCTGTTCGGCGCGGACTGGATGCTGCCGGGCTGGGTGCAGCTGATCCTCGCCAGCATCGTGCAGTTCTGGCTGGGCGCGCGCTTCTACCGGGCCGGCTGGAACGCCGTCAGGGCCGGGGCCGGCAACATGGACCTGCTGGTGGCGCTCGGCACCTCGGCGGCCTGGGGGCTCAGCCTCTACCTGATGCTGACGGCGGCCACAGGTCATGGGGCCGGGCATGAGCCGCACCTGTATTTCGAAGCGTCCTCCGTCCTCATCACCTTCGTGCTGTTCGGCAAATGGCTGGAGGCGCGGGCGAAGGGCCAGACGGCGGCGGCGATCCGCGCCCTGATGGATTTGCGCCCGGCCACCGCCCGGCTGCGCCGTGACGGCATGGAAACCGAGGTTCCGGTGGAGCGCGTGCGCGTCGGCGACCATGTGGTGGTCCGT
Above is a genomic segment from Azospirillum ramasamyi containing:
- a CDS encoding ABC transporter substrate-binding protein, coding for MTNDHKNRSTGGLALSRRTLGQAAIAGGVLAGFGRAPVFAQNTTLKVGVLLPRSGLLAQAGQACQRGADIAPAVLAELGYKVEVMSADTESNADVARSRTEKLINDGAHVIVGAFDSGQTAAAAQVCEQRGVPLVMNIAAADKLTEQGYKTVFRNFPTSTMLVTNGMSLMKDLFAASGTTPKTAVFLHANDTFGMANKAAIDALFPTLDMPFQILQSIAYDPKAQDLAVEVAKAKATGAELAIVTTRANDAIMMVREMVKQRWEPQGIMSPGSPGLYDEQFYKVLGKYSDFAITNLPWYDPKAAMTERVEAAFRKQFPNDRFEGYAFNVAFTFEAILVAADAFKRAGTAESSALLTALRQTNLSDKLMVGPAITFDEKGQNTSLVSACIQNHKLRPTVVLPKASAEADPVFPMPGWAKRA
- a CDS encoding trimeric intracellular cation channel family protein; translated protein: MPTLPTFPIPMPTDLTILLTVMDFVGVFVFGLSGGTLAVRKQLDLFGVMVLSLAAALAGGVVRDLLIGALPPASLQDDRYLLVALAAGLAAFLFHKPINRLGKPVMVLDAAGLGLFTVAGCSKALSYGLTPLPAALLGVMTACGGGAMRDLLVAEVPRVLREEIYAMAALLGAAVVIAGRQLDLPPVPVAVVGALAAFLLRVVSVQRNWSAPKAPWS